The Shewanella japonica genome has a window encoding:
- the rlmB gene encoding 23S rRNA (guanosine(2251)-2'-O)-methyltransferase RlmB, with protein MKKQDIIFGIHAVEALLRNAPERIIELWALQGREDERVLPLINSATQFGVSVQRSSRKVLDDKSASSQHQGIVARVKPAKILTENDLDVLLEKTDQAFLLILDGVTDPHNLGACLRNADAAGVQGIIVPKDNSVGLTATVSKVACGAAETIPLFQVTNLARTMRHIQQKGVWIIGAAGEADCELYQADLKGSLAIAMGAEDKGLRRLTRESCDSIVSIPMAGSVSSLNVSVATGICLFEAVRQRKA; from the coding sequence ATGAAAAAACAAGATATCATTTTTGGCATCCATGCAGTTGAAGCTTTGCTACGCAACGCACCAGAGCGCATTATTGAGCTATGGGCTTTACAAGGCCGTGAAGATGAACGTGTATTGCCGTTAATTAATTCGGCGACACAGTTTGGTGTGTCGGTGCAACGTTCAAGTCGCAAAGTACTTGATGACAAATCTGCCAGTAGTCAACATCAAGGAATTGTTGCACGGGTTAAGCCTGCAAAAATCTTAACTGAAAATGATTTAGATGTATTACTTGAAAAAACTGATCAAGCCTTTTTATTAATATTAGATGGCGTAACGGACCCACATAATTTAGGTGCTTGTCTTCGTAACGCGGATGCCGCAGGCGTACAGGGCATTATTGTGCCGAAAGATAATTCAGTTGGGTTAACTGCAACCGTAAGTAAGGTTGCTTGTGGTGCTGCTGAAACCATCCCGTTATTTCAAGTGACTAACCTTGCTCGTACCATGCGTCATATTCAGCAAAAAGGTGTTTGGATTATTGGTGCGGCAGGTGAAGCGGATTGCGAACTGTATCAAGCAGACTTAAAAGGGTCATTAGCGATTGCAATGGGCGCAGAAGATAAAGGACTACGTCGTTTAACTCGTGAAAGTTGTGATTCGATAGTCTCGATTCCAATGGCTGGAAGTGTTTCAAGCTTGAATGTATCAGTAGCAACCGGTATTTGTTTATTTGAAGCAGTGCGTCAACGCAAAGCATAA